CTACTATAGAAAGACatcttattttcattcagatGGGTTTCAGTGAGGGTTAAgctattatttgtaataataattaattacataaataattaaataacactgTGTTATTTATTTGTGAACAGGGCCAAAGCACATATTCCAGACAGATTAAACAAGTGGAAGATGATATTCAGCAGCTTCTGAAGAAAATAAATGAGCTGACAGGTATGTTCGCTGTCGTTGCAATGTAAGAAACTGATTTTATGTCTCTCTATTTATTAAACCAAATGCACTGatgttgttttgtatgtgtgtgtgtgtcccataCAGGTATTAAAGAGTCTGATACAGGTCTGGCTCCTCCGGCACTATGGGATCTGGCAGCAGACAAGCAGACTCTACAGAGTGAGCAGCCTTTGCAGGTGGCCAGGTATGACTATTATAGCATTTTAGATATTAATCTAGGGTGCAATGAATGgtggaataattttttttttttagattaaaaaataatgtaacgttgaatgaaattaaatgaatacattttctaTGAAGAAACCAGATGTAAAGTTGTACACCTAATACAGGGTGTCTgctgtcttaaaatgtcttaaatttaaaaaacaaaattgtaggccttaaagtcttaaattcacaaaaatattgtgttgtaggtcctaaattattttaaaaagttcttAAATTTCCCatatccaagtaaagctacctAATCGGGTTGACATCCATTCAATCACCATAAATCCATCTTAATAAAATCaaggaaagaaaactaaaaacaattacaaagtttctcatgataataacattgtttatatattttatttatttatttattggcaaaCTGGGTTATTAGAAATAATTATCAGTGTTTAGCCCTGTagaagtctaaaatttcattcatactggTCTTAAAGGGTCCTAAAAAGTCTTCAATTCACTAAAGTAGTGTCAGTAAATACTGAACCACAAATAGTTTCCATTTTTAAGTACATATACTTATATTCAgctttaaataatcaaaatgtaCTACATTTAAAAGTGtacataaatacaattttaagaaATTTAGCATTTGTACTAATATtgcactttatttttaaatgataaagcATCTTTGCTgtttataacaaaacaacaaaaatgagAATTGAATTAACCATCATTTCTGAACATCACTGAATGTAATAAAGAGGTTGTAATGAAACAAGGTTTGCAAAAGCCTATACTTTTTATATAACACTACACATTTTTATTTGCTGTTCATAGATGCACCAAGATCATCAACGCTGACTCTGAGGATCCAAAGTATATCATTAATGTGAAACAGTTTGCCAAGTTTGTGGTGGACCTGAGCGATCAGGTTGCTCCGACTGACATTGAAGAAGGAATGAGGGTTGGGTAAGCAAATGAAAAGATAATCAGCTATTTCTGTTTTTACCTGCGTAGCACCTAAAAGTGATGCGTTGTGTACCTGTTCACAGCGTTGACAGGAATAAGTATCAGATCCATATTCCTCTGCCACCCAAAATCGATCCTACGGTCACTATGATGCAGGTACGAAACAACACCGATTGCTTGGTATCATTTATATTATCCAGGGACCACCGCACAAATAATTGAGTCTTGTACACATACAGGTAGAGGAGAAGCCTGATGTGACCTACAGCGATGTTGGAGGCTGCAAAGAGCAGATCGAGAAGCTCAGAGAGGTGGTCGAGACTCCTCTGCTCCATGTGAgtcatgcatgcatgcattcaaATGTACCTTCTAATTATACACAGCGGGCATTACATGTCTATGGACATCAGTTCAAAAATAATCTCTTTTAATTTCAGCCTGAGCGCTTTGTCAACCTGGGTATTGAGCCTCCAAAGGGTGTGTTGTTGTTCGGGCCCCCTGGAACAGGGAAAACCCTGTGTGCCCGAGCTGTGGCTAACCGTACAGACGCCTGCTTCATCAGAGTCATCGGGTCTGAACTGGTCCAGAAGTATGTTGGAGAGGTAGGTGCCTTTTCTCTTCTGCATGAagctgtaattaaaaaaaaaagtgatttaagtgcAAGACAAATATGAATAAACACCATGTTTTGTGACTAACCTAGGGTGCCAGGATGGTTCGTGAACTCTTTGAGATGGCGAGGACCAAGAAAGCCTGTCTGATCTTCTTTGATGAAATTGATGCTATTGGAGGTAATTATAAAGTCTGCATAAGATTATTTACTACTTTTGGCCAGCTCAAGCTGCGAGACTTGAGATTTTGAGGTCCCTTAACGGTCTGCTGAGGGCCTTGCTTTAAAACAGTCAAGGTTTGGATGCAGGATGACAATTCAGTAGCATTTTCATTCCTTAGTAAACACTTGAACTAATCACCATTTGATCTAAAGTTCAGTAAACCTCTTGGGGATGTGCTTTAGTAGATTGACACCTCAGGGTCAGATAGTGACTATCTTACATGTTATATTAGCTGTATTTAAATATAAGATATTTAGACAATATCTTGTGCTAGTAACGGAGCACTTCACAGTAAGACCCCCTTAAAATTAAGACATCTCGAAAACTGAATTGTCaagatatgtttttaaatataaatcaaGCCCTGAGCATTAGTCACTGCAATAAAGATCCAATCGTaggctgtgtctgaaattgcTCCCTGTGCCCTTAAATAAGGCGCTATTTGAGGTGACATTTGTAGCAGTGTCTGAGACTAAGTTCAATCCTATAATGCATCAGCTGATGTGCTATGAGTGGTTAAAAAACACTCACAATGATCTAAAATAGGCTCATGGCAAATGAATTCCCACATATTACCAGAAGATGGTGCCCAAAGCTGAATCATCTATCCATTTTCCAACCAAATTGTACAATTGTACAAATTTTGAATTCATgaaccctttaactaccccacccAGAAATGTTtttacccagcatttttttaactCCTAATGTTGCAAGTTAAcacacttaatgtttttttttttttcaacatcctataatttctaaaatatcagcctctaccaaatgattgaaatgtcggtttatggtaaaagtactggaattaatacatataaaaaatctgaaaatatgaagtgtaagaccactttatttcaaaatattcaaaataaaacatttttgaatactacatctttattttttaagtatgccatcaaatattttagattctcattCAATATgcttttttatacaataaaaccaAATTAAGTGTagaagtgcaacaggattatgtttgtttggtattttttttataaaccaacaatgctgtaagacattatttaaaacagtcattctttaaatgactttaacagccATAATTTAAAACAGTCAATATGTGGTCAACCGTTTTGTTGAGCAGGCAGTTAATGGATTAATAAATTGCATAATTTAGAATTATGTGAACTAAATTTTAAAACAGTGTTGCATTATTACAGTTGCTTCCAGTTTGCTtagtttcaaataataaacaGCAAGGAACGACCACTaaggtcatcatttactccttcAGGTGGACTATATTAGTGAACTAATGAAGGTAGCGGTAAATGAGAtaacattgggttattttaaacaattctattaaatttattgttattgttttgttttttgtccatCTAAAAAGATAATTCTGTCATTTGCTTgaatcatgttgttccaaacttcTTCCTTTAAACCAAAACACCTTATTAGTTTGATAGAAGAAAtacaagaaataattattttggcgaggaaaaaaaacaacagaggaaAAATGGGATCTAAAACAGTTACCAACATTCATCCAGGTACTTTATGCCTACTGCTTTATTAGCATACCTTTTGTCTACTATATAATAGGGAAGCCTTAATTGGACACCTAATAACTGCACTATTGCTTTGCTCTAATAGGTGCCCGTTTTGATGATGGCGCTGGAGGTGATAATGAAGTGCAGAGAACGATGCTGGAGCTGATCAACCAGCTGGACGGATTCGATCCCAGAGGGAACATTAAAGTCCTGATGGCCACCAACAGACCAGACACCCTAGATCCTGCTCTGATGAGACCCGGCCGTCTGGACAGAAAGATCGAGTTCAGCCTGCCTGACCTGGAAGTAAGTATTAAACCAATCCAATACAATAGGCCATTTCAATGTGGCGATGTCactggcccataaacatttcctgcttgttataaaactatttcataactataacaagaggcaattcaatcataacttgagGGTAAAAccgctatcataacattatttatcattatgtgGCTCtatttggattctcagaagctatagaaattaaaaataggAAAATGGAAATATGTTGGGACTATTGATTCGTTTAcctccctcaaaatggtctatagtgtAAGCAGTGGAAGAATTACAATAGTGACAAGGAAAAACTACTGCTACTTGTCATTTAACATCACATTCTGATTAATATgtaatgatttgttttttttagggACGTACTCACATCTTCAAGATTCATGCCCGCTCTATGAGTGTGGAGAGAGATATCCGCTTTGAGCTTCTTGCACGACTCTGTCCTAACAGCACAGGTTAGTCCTTACTAGCAAACATGAAAGCACATTATACTTGCAAAGACTTAAAGTTTCCAGCTTAAGTTCACGTTGCTTGCTGTGTTTTTCTCCCCTCAGGTGCTGAGATTCGCAGCGTGTGCACGGAGGCTGGAATGTTCGCCATTAGAGCTCGTAGAAAAATCGCCACGGAGAAAGACTTCCTGGAGGCCGTGAATAAGGTCATCAAGTCTTACGCCAAGTTCAGCGCCACCCCTCGCTACATGACTTACAACTAAACCTCTTGTATgtgcttttctgtttgttttctgcCTGATATAATTCAAAGATTCCTGTCGTTCTGTGATGTCACGTATCCAATAAAAACATTATCCATACTAGATGTCCTCTgtattatttttaagaaaaaatattccCTCAGAAACGTCTTTCACACACAAACTAGCAAGTGAAAGAGGGTCTAATTTGTAAGTTGGCATTGAAAGCTATTTTATacccatttaaaaatatataaataaattggaaGGCACTTTTAaggaataaacatttaataatttagagttgtgatttgcatttattatacaataaaaaatatcctaaattcacaaatgcataaaaagacaataaaatacaCTGCCGTTGCAACTGATTGTTGAACTTTGGTCTTCATTACCCCCCAATAAAACAGCATCTAAATATTAGtacagaataaaatatatatatttataaaatcctTATGAGCACAAAGAGTGCCCGGAGTGACCATTTCATAGGCAGTGTCTGCGTCAAACATCAGAGACTTCATGTAACGCTTCATGTGATGTCTGCTGCTTGAAATGCGCTGTTTCAATAATCAATAACCAAGAACACTTTGTGATAATAATGTTTTTTGAAGTcacacaaagaaaataaatacaaacagtaGGTTCAAACTAACCCTGGTGTGACCTAGATAAACTATTAGCCAAAAAAAATGTCACCGATTGAACTAAAGGGGCTGTAAAACCCTAAAGCGAAAAAGCACAATCAATATCTGGCAGCAAACGAAGTTGTTTTTCTCAGAAACGTCAGATTAAAGTATATCATAACATCAAAAGCAGCATCTTCGCCAACTGTGCGATATTAAGTAACAAATTAAGCTGCTTTTTAAAACGACTGAATACTACAGCCAGATCAGAAACGgcaccaaataataataaaacagaaatactCATGATTAGCCTAATTTGTATTGCCAAACAGCAAGCACACCGTGTAcaactttaaaactaaatttctaTCATAAAAATAAGCTCGCTGGAATGTCATTAAAAGATTTAGACCAGCGCTAAAAACCTAAATTGGTCATTAATCCATCCACCCTAATTGCACTTAAAATAACTGAAGGTACAGAGTGTTTTACAGTcgtcagtatcttaaaaacatggCTATTGCGATAATAACCAGAGTAGCCACAATATTAAGCCCAACAGTTGCTGGTATATTGGcattaaataaagtgttttttgaaATCTAAAACATTTTGGGCTCGGTGACTTCCAAAGCGACTTAGGAGTAACAGTACATGTGCTCGTTCCAGCACAACGCCATCCATATTAGCGCCACTCCAGCCCTACCCGCTCAAACCCAGAGGTCACCtgggtgttttgtttgtgttcagtGGATGTTTGGGTGGACGGGAAGATCCCTCCAACGTTTACACTGCAGTACTGCGTCATGAATGGTGGGGAAAATGAGGTCAGGGGTCACAGGCTCACTGAAGAACTGGAGCGTCCTGAGTTCAGACAGAAGGGTCCCTGcacaacacaaacatatatatacgGTTATACAAGCATCTTGAGGAagaatttgtttattgttttaatattcatttattttatattacataatatttgaTCAATTAACTTAAATTTCTAGTTGGCTGTCTGTATGAGCTTGTTTTTAGTCGCAACTCTAGGTGGAGATGTTTCCCACATCCAGCAAATATGAATAAACTTTAACCTACATAAAGCATTTGATCTCTGATAGACActtcatttatatattatattatattatattatattatattatattatattatattaaattatgtgtAAATATACATTACCTATTGCcatgtttaacaaatatattaatgaaCTTTAACCTACATAAAGCCTACAAACTTAtcgatttatattatattatattatattaagctgAATTATATTATCAGCTGTCTTTGTTATTATATCATTCCATACAGTATGTACAGATATAAATTACTCACTGCTACatataaaatgtaaagtaatGGTTTATAACATGTTGCCATGTTTAACAAATATATCAATGAACTTTAACCTAAATAAAGCAAACGCTTATGGAATTATATTATCGAATAATATTATGTTATTAGATATGTATGTTATGTTACATAAcatatgtatattattatgttatacattatttattgccatgttatattatataatattatattatataatattatattatattatattatattatattatattatattatattatattatattatattatattatattatacggCATCAGTTGTCTTGTGTCAAGTgtttgtccctgttaaataaacaaacaaacaaacaaataaataaatattatattattacatttgtaCAGATAAAAATTACTGCCTGCtacatttgtaatgtaatggtttATAATATATTGGCATGGTTAACAATTTaaccgccacagtggaatgaaccgccaacttatccagcaagtttttattttattatattatattatattatattatattatattatattatattatattatattatattatattatattatattatattatatttagtgctgggcaaagccTAATTACAACTAATTGCATCTATGTATACAGTTaaatttagaattattagcccctctttgaattttttttcttttttaaatatttcctaaatgatgtttaacagagcaaggaaatttttacagtacgtCTGCTAATATtcttttcttctagagaaagtcttatttgttttatttttggctagaataaaagcagatttaattttttttaaaaccattttaaggtaaaaattattagcccctttaagctatatattttttcaatagtctacagaacaaaccatcgttatacaataacttgccaaattaccctaacctgcctagttaacctaattaacctagttaagcctttaaatgtcactttaacctgtatagaagtgtcttgaaaaatagctagtaaaatattatttactgtcatcagggcaaagataaaataaatcagttattagagaggagttattaaaactattatgtttagaaatgtgttgaaaaaaatcttttctttgttaaacagaaattaggggaaaataaacagggggtctattaattaataaacacttaaataatatcaaaacaaacttttatttctgATGTGATTAATTGCAATAATTTTTTTCCCAGCACTAAAACTATTTTATGCCTCCTATATTACTTAGGAAGTGATTACTCTTTGCTACACATATTAAACTCTATTATATAATATTgcgatttacttatttatttgaaataaataacttACTGCTACATCCAGCAAGTACAACCTTCACGTCAACTGTTGCATACTCTTTGATCACCTGCAagacaaagaaaaacaattgcaTAACGTTTCTACAATGTTTTGTGTGATTGTCAAAAAGTTGTGAAAGAGCTGCTAAGGTGTTCAGATTGTTTTGAGCAACTTGGATCTATggtattttattgctttttttacgCGAGTAAATATAAATGATATCGCTCAGTAACTGCACAGCTCATTATCCATCGCCCAAATAATTACGAAAGTGTAATATCTTAAAGTTTTATACTAAATGTTGAGGGTTTGTTTAAATATCAAACTCCAAGTGTGAGAAATAGTAAAACAGAATGGAAATCTCCTCCTTAccctgcaaaaaaacaacaacaaacaa
The Danio rerio strain Tuebingen ecotype United States chromosome 4, GRCz12tu, whole genome shotgun sequence genome window above contains:
- the psmc2 gene encoding 26S proteasome regulatory subunit 7 — encoded protein: MPDYLGTEQRKVKEEEKEDKPIRALDEGDIALLKTYGQSTYSRQIKQVEDDIQQLLKKINELTGIKESDTGLAPPALWDLAADKQTLQSEQPLQVARCTKIINADSEDPKYIINVKQFAKFVVDLSDQVAPTDIEEGMRVGVDRNKYQIHIPLPPKIDPTVTMMQVEEKPDVTYSDVGGCKEQIEKLREVVETPLLHPERFVNLGIEPPKGVLLFGPPGTGKTLCARAVANRTDACFIRVIGSELVQKYVGEGARMVRELFEMARTKKACLIFFDEIDAIGGARFDDGAGGDNEVQRTMLELINQLDGFDPRGNIKVLMATNRPDTLDPALMRPGRLDRKIEFSLPDLEGRTHIFKIHARSMSVERDIRFELLARLCPNSTGAEIRSVCTEAGMFAIRARRKIATEKDFLEAVNKVIKSYAKFSATPRYMTYN